One genomic segment of Impatiens glandulifera chromosome 6, dImpGla2.1, whole genome shotgun sequence includes these proteins:
- the LOC124941120 gene encoding EG45-like domain containing protein translates to MSKPPCYHHQWCFSLFIFTSLYPLFSQADVGSASHYNPPYTPTACFGSDGSQFPTNNMFAAAGEGIWDNGAACGRQYLVGCISTAAPSSCNAGQAIRVRIVDRAMTSNSRPSRDATIVLSTTAFYTITNGWPSIANIEFQQV, encoded by the exons ATGTCTAAACCACCTTGTTATCATCATCAATGGTGTTTTTCTCTCTTCATCTTTACATCTCTCTATCCTCTCTTCTCTCAAGCAGACGTCGGCTCAGCTTCCCATTATAACCCTCCCTATACTC cGACGGCTTGTTTCGGGAGCGACGGTTCTCAATTTCCGACAAACAACATGTTTGCGGCAGCGGGCGAAGGAATATGGGATAACGGGGCGGCTTGTGGTCGACAATATTTGGTAGGTTGTATAAGTACGGCGGCACCCTCGAGTTGTAACGCGGGTCAGGCGATTAGGGTTAGGATAGTTGATAGGGCAATGACATCGAATTCTCGTCCTTCAAGGGATGCAACAATTGTATTATCGACAACTGCTTTTTATACTATTACAAATGGTTGGCCATCTATAGCTAATATTGAATTTCAACA GGTTTGA